GGGTGTTTGCGTGCGCTGATGCAGTATCATATTGTGCCAAATCGAACGCTATACTCAGATGTCTTGTATAGTAGTAATGGGGAGGCTCATCGGTTGTTTTCTGGGCATGGTGGTAGGAGTGGAGATGAGGGTAAGGGCGAGGGTGAGCGGCTAGAGGAAGAGTCTGCGAATGTGTGGCTTGGGACTCTGTTGAAGGACTGGGACTTGAAGGTTGATATTAAGAGGGAGTTTGGGAAGGTTGACATGCGGGTTAATGGGTTTGGTAGGGTTAGACTGATGAATCTGTTGGCGAGGGATGGGGTGGTGCATGTTTTGGACCGGGTGTTGGTTCCGCCAAAGAGGATCCAGGACAAAGACGAAGGTGAAGGCGAGGAAGAACTGATgattgaagaacttgtggAGAGATTAAAGGGTTGTGGAAATGGGATGACTCGTGGTGAACTGTGAGAGATGTCTACAGGCTTACATTCAAAGAGAACAATTTGAAATTCTTCATTCCTAAGTTTGTAGTTCACTCACGGTGGCGAACGAGATCTGTGCTTGCAAAAATGAACAAAAGATGAAACCCTTGAGTTAACCCCTGAGCGAGTACCTCTGATTAACAGCCTGCCAAACCAGAGACATGAGCATCAAACAGGTGATCAGAAATAGCAAGCGGCAAGCAGTCAGAAACCATACCATTATCGAGTGTAGAATATTTCGAAGACTCGCTAGTGCATTCGTCTAGCCGGCTTCATCAGAGCCTGAAAAGAGGACTCAAGAGCTTTCTTGACCTCCTTGTAGCTGACAATGAAGGAACTCTGCTCGTCGCGACTGACCAGATGGATCTTCTCGTCAATTCCCGCATCGAGCTTGTTCAAACAAGTGAGCACATGGCCGAGATCAACCACCGCTTCACCTTGGCTATCCACCGAGTGGAAGACGTAATCACGGAAAAGCTTCAGGAAGTAGCGTTCTCCACTCTCCGACCAGCGCTGGTCAAGTTCATATTCAGGGCGTTCATTGATGAGCCCGAGTTTGCTCAGCAGGCGTACAATTCGTCCATTCTCCAACTCACGGCCGAGATCATAGTTTAGTTGATCATCAAGGTGAAGTGCCGAATCAAAGGTCGACATCAGCTGGGATGAGATGCCAGTGATAAAAGTGTCAATGGTTCGCTCCTGATCCTTCTGCTGTCCATTCAACAGCCAGAAGACAGAGTTCTTTAACTGAGGGCTGTAGGAGCGAGTAAAATGCTCCATGGCTTTGGTAGGATTGTGGATGACAATAGGCGAGTTGGCGCCAAGGGTGACAATCAACTGGCCAAAGTTGACTAGATCTTGTCGCTGGAGATCGGCCAAAGTTCGCTGGGTGTCGAACTGCACCACGTCAAGGATAGCGCAAGCATTGATGCGGACACGGGTCTTCGCGGTAAGTAGAACCTTGCTAGGCTCAAGCACTCGGGCAGCAAGACCATTGGTGTGAATTGCCTTGAGTCCATTGGCGATCTGGGTCATGTAGCCCCAGAGAACTTGCTCAGGGATATGAGCATTGGTGTGACGGCCAGGGAAGCGGGTTCCAGTGTTGAGATGCTGGTCTGCAAGTGTCTTAGACAGTGGGTGATAGTCAGTCACAAATATCAGAGAACTGTCTTGGAAGCTGCGGCTAGTGAACGCGTCGTGAATGGTCACCACACTGGCGTTGCAGACGCGCTTCCATGCTTGCACAGAACGGATAGCCTTCTCATTGGTCAGGCGGAAACCTATCAAGATGAGTTGGAGGctacaaaaaaaagagagtagGGGATTGTCATACCCTCAAGTCTGCGAAGAGCATAGAATGTGCCATCTTTACTAGACTGGGCCTTGTAGATCCAGCTCGGGTAGCCAAAGGTCGCAGCATTCTTTTGATGACTGAGATCCAGAGGGACAAGGGAATGGAAGTAGTCGACCTGGGCAGGAAGCTGGGTGTCTTCAAGTTCGTCAGAATAAGTACAAATAAATGCCAGTTGCGGTTCAACATACTAGGGAGAGTTTGAAGGGTAGCCGCGGATTTCTTCTGCAGCTCTTCGCGCAAGTCGTTGGGGATAAAGAGATCATGCACGTTGCGCTGGTAACCCAATGTGTTTTGGCTGTGAGGGCCAATTGGGGCATAGAGATGGTACTGAATCTACTGGGGCGGTTAGCGCTCATTCAAAGCTACAAAAAGTATGAAAAATTGGATATCAACGTACCGGTTGTTGGAATCCAGTTTGGTTTGCAAAAAAAGCGCCCCCCATCGTGCCAGTAGGGTCGTGGGAATAAGGATTGGCAGAAACAGGGCCAACAGCACCTGGAGTCATGGGAGTTGGAGTAGTCACAAAAGGATCAAATGCACCTGTGGGGGTGATCCCTCCATTTCCATTGCCCTGAAGAGGTGTCTGGTTGCGAGCATTAGCACGACGGCGGTACAGAGCAGCGCTGAAGATCGGGGGAGGGTCAGCCTGAGGCAGATGAGAGGTGAAGTACCGGGGAGTCTCATGACGCCCAGGATCAAACTCCGCTGCCAGGGCTGACAAGCTACCCTGCGCCATCACGATGATAGAGATGATGATAAGAATACGACCAGTGCAAGGAGAGAGAGGTTGGGATGGGTAAAATATCAAGAAGCAATCCATGGATGAGGGGAATCAAATGATAGGGCAGGGACGACTGACCACGTGCTCAAAGCCCTGGGGAACAAACTCCTGCACATCGGCTACCGCCCAATCCTGGGCTGCTTCTGAACGTGTTGTTGGCGTACTCGTGTTTGAACCTTTTTCTAACGTCAGCTGATGCCTTCGTGAccttcctccttcttccca
The nucleotide sequence above comes from Penicillium digitatum chromosome 1, complete sequence. Encoded proteins:
- a CDS encoding Zinc finger, CCCH-type, producing MASTGKPPLEDARRTTGSPKMKSRENAKDTLCRNVTIYGRCRYEDKGCAFNHDPTKLNANQSDSKKRFNVDSPSFTPSLLSGNVASAPKKSTAISPKAASAAPFQPRTTSSRSNTSTPTTRSEAAQDWAVADVQEFVPQGFEHVTPLQGNGNGGITPTGAFDPFVTTPTPMTPGAVGPVSANPYSHDPTGTMGGAFFANQTGFQQPIQYHLYAPIGPHSQNTLGYQRNVHDLFIPNDLREELQKKSAATLQTLPNTQLPAQVDYFHSLVPLDLSHQKNAATFGYPSWIYKAQSSKDGTFYALRRLEGFRLTNEKAIRSVQAWKRVCNASVVTIHDAFTSRSFQDSSLIFVTDYHPLSKTLADQHLNTGTRFPGRHTNAHIPEQVLWGYMTQIANGLKAIHTNGLAARVLEPSKVLLTAKTRVRINACAILDVVQFDTQRTLADLQRQDLVNFGQLIVTLGANSPIVIHNPTKAMEHFTRSYSPQLKNSVFWLLNGQQKDQERTIDTFITGISSQLMSTFDSALHLDDQLNYDLGRELENGRIVRLLSKLGLINERPEYELDQRWSESGERYFLKLFRDYVFHSVDSQGEAVVDLGHVLTCLNKLDAGIDEKIHLVSRDEQSSFIVSYKEVKKALESSFQALMKPARRMH